The proteins below are encoded in one region of Doryrhamphus excisus isolate RoL2022-K1 chromosome 4, RoL_Dexc_1.0, whole genome shotgun sequence:
- the LOC131127614 gene encoding gastrula zinc finger protein XlCGF57.1-like, translated as MLRELVKERLMAAADEILALFERTVASYEEELSRTREEKERYRRKLDAVYKTRVMLHIEDNQKLVHAHQEERRGGSTFRSAHVKEEGEAEVSAVLDGACPLGPEEVPLTVVSVKMEDDEDEPPEPSHLRHSRSEEDGDGDHRGGVRGGSLLPPLSDAEDEDREHGQQSVSSDTDCDGDIRMHADHKRSECSQKKAAKKRLTCSFCAQGFAGRGHLTRHMRTHTGEKPFRCSVCGKTFTQNANMLSHMRKHTGEKPFRCSVCGKTFTQKVTMESHMRTHTGEKPFSCSVCGKRFSQNATLLSHASTHTGEKPFICPVCGKSCSLKVGLNRHMRTHTGEKPYSCSLCAKTFTRRYNLTAHVRTHHAQERFPKS; from the exons ATGCTCAGAGAGTTGGTGAAGGAGCGACTAATGGCGGCGGCCGATGAAATATTGGCGCTGTTTGAAAGAACCGTAGCGtcctacgaggaggaactttctcgaacgAGAGAGGAGAAGGAGCGGTATCGGCGAAAACTGGACGCTGTTTATAAGACTCGCGTTATGCTCCACATTGAGG ACAACCAGAAGCTGGTGCATGCTCATCAAGAAGAACGGCGGGGGGGCTCCACTTTCAGGTCCGCCCACGTGAAAGAGGAAGGCGAGGCGGAAGTCTCGGCCGTGCTGGACGGGGCGTGTCCTCTCGGGCCGGAGGAGGTGCCGCTGACGGTCGTCTCGGTGAAGATGGAAGACGACGAAGACGAGCCCCCCGAGCCCTCGCACCTTCGTCACAGTCGGAGCGAGGAGGACGGGGATGGAGACCACCGTGGGGGGGTGCGAGGGGGCAGCCTCTTGCCTCCGCTGTCAGATGCCGAGGATGAAGACAGGGAGCATGGCCAACAAAGCGTGAGCAGCGACACGGATTGCGACGGCGATATCAGGATGCACGCCGACCACAAACGCTCCGAATGCTCTCAAAAGAAAGCGGCTAAGAAACGTTTGACCTGCTCGTTTTGTGCTCAAGGGTTTGCGGGAAGGGGCCACCTGACCCGACACATGcggacgcacacaggagaaaaacccttcCGGTGCTCGGTTTGTGGCAAAACCTTCACccaaaatgcaaacatgctgtCGCACATGAGAAAACACACGGGGGAAAAACCTTTTCGATGCTCGGTGTGCGGCAAGACCTTCACTCAGAAGGTGACCATGGAGTCGCACATGAGGAcccacacgggagagaaacctttcagtTGTTCCGTGTGCGGCAAGCGCTTCTCCCAGAACGCCACGCTGCTGTCGCACGCCAGcacgcacacgggagagaaacctttcattTGCCCCGTCTGCGGCAAGAGTTGCTCCCTCAAGGTGGGCTTGAACCGACACATGCgaacgcacacgggagagaagCCGTACTCCTGCTCACTCTGTGCCAAAACCTTCACCCGACGCTACAATCTGACCGCTCACGTGCGAACACACCACGCTCAGGAAAGGTTCCCCAAATCATGA